In Cicer arietinum cultivar CDC Frontier isolate Library 1 chromosome 7, Cicar.CDCFrontier_v2.0, whole genome shotgun sequence, the genomic window GCCTCCTAAAGAAGAACATCTGCCCCAACTTTCTCTATTTGAGCTTGTATATGAGCAACAATCTTCAGTATGGCCATTTAGCTTGACCTATAAAGTTGTTAACGGAGACAAcatatttttaagaatttttcaATTTGAGGCAACTAAATTGACTATATTAGAAAACGGGCCAATAGAGTGTTACTACTACTAGCATTCTTGtcatgtttatattttaaagtgcACCACTTGCTTTCAACAGTGACACCTAGAGGTAAAATAAAATTCCTCAACCATTTCTTAATTTCAGAGACAGTTATATAAAGATGACCTGCACATCTGCGGCTTCATCATGGCCAATTCCATCATTGTCATCCTTAGTTTCTTCTCCAAACAAGGGGTCCTGCATTACAAGTAATAGATTAGCTAAACAGAACAGAGTTTTTGGAAGAAACAGATAAAAGAGACAGAAGGTTAAGACACCCTACAACATCAGTTAGGGGGCCAACTTCTGAGAGAAGTTCGGTAACTGATTTTGTGGCAGAAACCGTCGGAAATGCAGAAGATGAACTTGCAGCATCAGTAGTTGCTGACCGTAGACTTGAGAGAATCTCATATAATACGCTCTAGAATGAACAAGAGCAAATTAGTTTCTGTTCTTCAAATAACACTGTCATAATATAGCTGAATCATGCAGCCATATATAAAACAAGGtcaccaaaaacaaaaaatgaaacaaaaaactaacaataataatttatgataaCATTAATATGATTGGAATTTAAAACATTGAAGgctaattattattatcaatgcACTCTAGACATGATTAGAGGTTTCAGGCAAGTTAAGGCTGGGTGGTCTATATCacctttcttttgtttttccatTTGTATGATCTTAAGTTTATGTATGGTTCGAAAAAAGTGTCACCTAGTTAATGTTTTAGGGATAGAAAATTGGAAATAAAGATCTTTAGAATTGTTATTTGCAGCTTGTTTATGTATCTATTAGACTTAGAATATCtgaaaaatattcaaacacaTCATTAATCTATCATAAAAATAGGTAAATGCATCTAACATTATTTCTTAGGATTGGTGTCCATGTTTCCTTGTATACCATAATTTATTAGTAATTAGTATAAGTAAGGATTAGTACTttgtatttaataatattattctacCTACTATTCAAATTAATATCTacaattttattgttttgattattttttctctAGCCCTATTAACTTCAACAGTATCATTTTGTTAGTTTTTCATAAGCTGCATTATGGGgataaaatacaaatacaagTATATTTCTTGTGGGTCAGGCTTCTCATAAGTGCAGCAAGCActtcaatataaatatttattatccaTTTTGATAGGTATTCTGTCCATATTATACAATTAATGAAGTGAAGAAAACACTAAATGACTAGTGGCAGTGATAGCACAGCAATAatactgatgagaatttaattgaACATGAAATCAAGACAGGGAATCCTAAATGCTAAATACCTCATCCACACCAGAACCAAGTTTCAAATCCCCCAAATCATAATATTTCTCGAGCTTATCAGCAATAGAAACTTGAGGAGGACGGAGGACATTGTAGAAGAAAATGGAAACTGAATCATAAAAGAACTGTGGTCTGGAAGAGTTGTGGTCGCCAtcaaattttatgatatttttatcaccctacaaattcataaacaaaaGTTAGATAATTTGGCTGTCAAAGAGAAAAAATTGCAAacttgttttagaaaatataaactCAAATATTTGTATTAAATTAATACTACATAAGATTCAGAGATGAGATCAGAGTGGCGTGGCTGAATGAATTTCTCATCGCTTGCATGTCCAAATAAAACAGGAATGAATGTCTTTGGTGCAACCTGTAGGCTTTAAAAGCATTAATTTAAGATAGAAATGGAATGAAATGACTCTAAAAGCAATTAGTTAAACCTAAAAACAAAGCCTATCACACTCAGATTTCATGTTAAAGAAAAAACATGATCAATAAAGTTTACATAAttgtgttcataattattttacttttaacaaaGATGCACAATTAATACTTACCAGAATACAGTTCAGTTTCATAATGTCAAACTTTGCCTTCTTCTCAATAACCCGCCGCATGTATTGTACAGCCATTTTAACCTAATTGGGGAGAAAATGAAGCAAAATATCTGACTAAAGAAACATACTATACAATTCAAGTTGGCAGCTATAGGTCTTTAGCTTAGATCCATGTTGCTCAGAGATTTGAAGAAGAACGAAACCGGCATAAAAGTGAGAAACTCATGCAAACTAGGCAAAACAATACACTTTGCAGATCAAGTTCATTCATTCAATCAAACAATACAAAGACATAAAGTCAACTAATATCAAGAGAAACACAATAAAATCCAATGCACATATATACCGGTTTGATGACGGATGAgctgaaaattaaaatatgtggAAGAAGCTACAACCATTATGCATTGTGGTAATTGAAATTCCCAGTTTTGGTCTAATTATACATGATGCTAATTGAAGTTCCTGGCTTTGCTAgctctaattttttattaattactaatgCTTCCTGTGACAACCCCTTaaacacaataaaaatatatagattcgttaattaattaatgcCAAAAACTGTCATGATTAATAAACCTCTAAGTTTGGTATTTAACAATTTCCTAATAAAATGAAGAGCCGTAATTATGTCAAGAAACCCTAGATCCAAAATCAAATCTTAATCAACATAAACTATTCTTCAATCCCATGGATTCTTGTTCATTTACTTTCCCATCTTAACAAAAAGGAAATTACTAAATTAAGAAATGCAGATACACCAAGTCCTAGAAGCTAGAGCCTAGAACAACTTAACTTCTTCCAAGTTCCAGCAAGAACTATTGAAAAATGTCTACAGATTACAAGTACAAATAAACATAAGATGCAGTTACAACAATGCAATAATTTTCAAGTCTTTTGCAGTCTGAATAACTCAATGATGATGCGCCACAATTGTTTCAAAGAAACCAAATATAATCCGACTTTTTTTCAACAAAGAGTGACTGTTTCAATTGAGCATTGACAACAAAAGGAGTTGAAATCCCCCCTCCccacagagagagagagagagagagtacaGTGAATTTTGGAAGCCGAATTTTATAAACATCCACGAGCTCCATCATGAGATTATATAAGTTTGAAAAGGCACTATCTAATACCATTCCAGCAATAGAAGGGTCTTCGGCTCCATAAAGAAGGCTACATCACACCAAAGCAAAGTGAATACTCAATTACATTATAGATCTGTGATATAAGTGTGGATTATAATTACATGTATACTACAACATCCAGTATCTTGGGCTATAAAAACttctaaaaatacatattaaaatgTTGAAAAAAAATCAGTTCTTTCCCTCTTTATCTTCTTcacatttatcaaattattaaaatatatttttgtttcaacCACAGGAANNNNNNNNNNNNNNCTCGACAGGCAGTTTTGTCCACGAAGATGCATGGAGAAAGATAGAAGTTGACACCGTCCTTAACAAAAAACTTAAGGCATGGAATTATATTAGAATATGTCAAAATAACCCATTGAGAACCTTTATTTTCTCAGAGTGGGGTCAAatataaattctattaaaaaattaattggaaGATGTTATACCTAGTAACTGCGCCCATTGATCGTCCCCATAAACCTATACGTGATATTTGTTTGTTGCTTCTCAAATGCGACACCACAATCTTCAAATCGTCTTTCTACCACACAAAGGAATGGTCAAAAAGAGTCCAATTAAACAGACAAGCGCATTCATAAAGAAGTAAGTTGCTTCAAGCCAACCAAGGCTAACATAGTCTCCATCAGAAAACCTTGAACCCCCGAGTAGACAAGGGTAAAAACAGTAACAtttgtttaattaattcaacaaaTAAGCAAATTCATATATAGGTAACTTACTTCATGCCAACCAAGGCTAACATAGTCTCCATCAGATAAGCCTGACCCCAAGAAGTCAAGGGTAAATACAGTAATATTTGATGGAAGAAGAATTACAGCCGCTTCGTTAGCATCTGCCCGACATCCACTGCATTATTGAACACAGGCACACATATCAAAAGGGAACTCCGAGGTTATTTTGATAAAGCAAATGTtgggaaaaaaaatatgtatgatcATAACTCAGAATCAATAGCAGTGGccataaaaataacatataccTGTTTCCATGGCAATATATAACACAAGGAAGAGAAGTATCTTCAGGAAAAGGAGAAGGGAGATAATGACTACACTTCAAGGTATAGCCTCTGGCATTCTTGAGCTGCACAATTAGAAAAGAGATAATCTAGCAATACATGCGCAAACAATTGGAATCAATGATGTAGCTTCTATATATAGACAACAATAGTTGCTACAACCCATCTAataaatagttgaaacttgCCTCCAAATCCTGCCTTTGGTATGTTCTACCAGCAAGGGAGAACTCCCTTTCCCACAGATACTGATCTGGGTTATAGTCCGCCCTGTGTATGTAGCAAAGTATAAACACTGAAACTGTAACTCAATTTGCATGAAAAAATACGATCACATGTTGATAAATGGATGCtgagaaaaagataaaaataaaagcaatAGCTGACATCTATTATGAGAACTGTCTAACATGGTTCTTTGAAGATTGTTGGAACAAATTGAACAATAACCGAAGGTTTTTTCCTTAGTATGGGGTCAACTACATAGAAGAAATGTCGCCATAATGGTTGATAATAGTTGAAACATATTCAGTTTGAACACAATGTATAGTACAAAGAGAAtttcaaccaaatcaaaagtggTAAATCTACAAGTTTAAACACTTTTATCCCCGTTAAGAGGTAAAGGAGGAAAGAACCAACATATTGAATAGGTAAGAACAAATTTGATGCATATCAATTGCTTTTTCCCTTAATTCTCTACCAACAAGATGACATGACCATGAAGATTTAATATGATTTTCCTACATGTTAATGTGTAAGGGAACTAAATACAAGAGATAAATTTGATAAGGATATAGGGAACAAAATAAGGATTCTTTTCTGAGGAAAAAGAACCCTAAAGAATGTGTTACAGTTTACATTCAATTTCACAGTTAATTTGATAGCTTACTTGATTAAGTACCTACCAAGTCAACAGCCAATGAAACAAAAATGAATACCTTGGAGGCCGAATAACGAAATTGATGAATTGCTCAATCATTTTTCTTCAACATGTATCCCAAAGCAACTCCCGTTCATTAGATGAGCTAACAATCAATCAGAGTGGAATCTCTGAGAAGCACAGAGTCAAAATTCTCCAATCTCTAACATCTTCACAACTCAAAGCTTCTTATAAAACCTCAATTCAAATGCCAAACATATATTTATGCAAGTTAAGCTATCAATACCCAATTCCTGTGAGAAACAACACCAACTAGCTACTTAGAAAAAACCATTAACAAATAGTGGAATCTAAAATAGTGGAAATTTATAAGGAAGCTGGTCccaattaattagttaaacGAATCCCCAAAATCTAAAAGCACTTCTAGATCCAAATGCCCTTAAAAGTAtttattaaaagagaaaaagcaaaaaGTGTTGTTTAAACCCCTTCTACTTGTATACTATGATTGCGACGAGCAAGCAACTTTACTTTTCTTTTATCGaatgtaaacaaaaaaatcaaagttggGGGTATACATGAATTGAATAAAAGGTGCGAAAtgtaaaagaagaagaataaaataGTAAAGCGAAAATGTGGGTGAAAGTAAGATTagataagagagagagagagagagaagaattTGTAGTGAGATGAAAAGTACAACATTGATGGATTTCCCCTCTACTCTAATTTaggaaacaaacaaaagaatAGAGAAGCTGAAAAAGgaagaaagtaaaaataaaaaactttaccAGCAGCACTAGGAAGCACCGAAAAGCAAATGCGAAGGAAATGAGAGGAATGAATTGAAAAGAAGCTTCTTGTTGTTATTATCTTCTGCTTCTTTCCGAGTatacaaagaagaagaagaattcaattcaattcaattaacaaataaataaataaacatatgtGAATGAAGTTACGGTGAAGAGCAGAACAAACACGAGAGCCAGCTGTCTTTTCTTTTTCGAAATACaaattttactttctttttgttggtggatttatttttaaatccctaatttttttagaaaatatcaaactaatctactttcaaaaatataaaccaAAATGACTTACCTTTTTGAGCAAACACTAACACgctttttttataaacattaatgctcaattaaattaatggaagtaaaaaaaataaaaaataagaaatcatATAAAAGATAAATCCAAACAGTACTTAAATTTATAAAgttgtttgaaaatattataaactcgtgatagaaaaattattaaccAAAAAAGATCATGAACACTCTACACtcttattatatcttattaaggaaaaaaataaagaaagtaatataataaatataaaatgttagtaatatgatataaaaataaaaataaaaataaaaataaaaataaaataaaaaaatttaaatttatatatataattataaatgtataaatataattttccttaaccaaatagttttattttggtcatatcatattatatatgctttaaactatcattttgttatttacaaaCACATAATCGTATAGGGATGCGATGATGTGCtctgatattatttttatttaatagtaaaacttaatacatcaaaataattaaaaagcacataattttttataaaaaaattacttatttgtACAGTAAGTATTTTTTAGTagaatttattttaacaatgtTTGGTTActctcaaataaaattaattttatttttaaaattaattataacatgaaagtaaaatttgtaatttatggttctaaatgtaaattttacaatataatttaatgttCAGTTGACTTATTcgtaaatatattaaaacataaattattttacattaaatttattttaaataaaattaattttacaaaatcaaacaTCCACTCACATAAGATAAGAAGAATAGCAGAAAAAAGGAAGGGAAGTGCCTGATCCTGCACAAGCCCAAGATAAAATGCATATACTTTGCTTTctgtttttaatcaaattttggtGTATACATAAAATTGACAACACATTCATTTTTCCAAAGTTTGGCAAAATATAAAGTTCACATGTCATTTCTGAGAAACCAAGCTCCAGCAGACAATTTGCGGTTGACATCTATAACAGCTCGAGATGTTGATCCTTTGTGAAAGGTTTTGaatgataaaaaaacaaaactttagGTGAAATATGGTGTCTTTAACTTCAGAGTTGAAGAAGCTCCGAAGTTGCTTGATTTCTCAAAGACAATCGCATGTTAAAGAAACTAAAACAAGACACGTGCAAGATTATGTGTTTTGAATTActttttgttgggaaaaaccagagataattagcgataattatctcaataatgcggaatatttttcccccacctgtgcagataaatgaccaaacagaaaatacaattccaagagcaataataattggcagaaaactAAATAcgagacaaacgcaatttttaacgtggaaaacttccctcaaattgaaagaataaaaaccacgggacctagtccagtaaaacttccactataataattaatgggtacaccaagagtcttcctaa contains:
- the LOC101501041 gene encoding uncharacterized protein isoform X3 yields the protein MIEQFINFVIRPPRADYNPDQYLWEREFSLAGRTYQRQDLELKNARGYTLKCSHYLPSPFPEDTSLPCVIYCHGNSGCRADANEAAVILLPSNITVFTLDFLGSGLSDGDYVSLGWHEKDDLKIVVSHLRSNKQISRIGLWGRSMGAVTSLLYGAEDPSIAGMVKMAVQYMRRVIEKKAKFDIMKLNCILVAPKTFIPVLFGHASDEKFIQPRHSDLISESYVGDKNIIKFDGDHNSSRPQFFYDSVSIFFYNVLRPPQVSIADKLEKYYDLGDLKLGSGVDESVLYEILSSLRSATTDAASSSSAFPTVSATKSVTELLSEVGPLTDVDPLFGEETKDDNDGIGHDEAADVQVKLNGHTEDCCSYTSSNRESWGRCSSLGGSDQESCDSDTYLYMYSIYKYIFVYLWLIYILSCFILYIMSEHCEVKMIRSTGRIKRRIKLEKLKRNRRVTHLRSWRLLADDCGFAF
- the LOC101501041 gene encoding uncharacterized protein isoform X2, yielding MIEQFINFVIRPPRADYNPDQYLWEREFSLAGRTYQRQDLELKNARGYTLKCSHYLPSPFPEDTSLPCVIYCHGNSGCRADANEAAVILLPSNITVFTLDFLGSGLSDGDYVSLGWHEKDDLKIVVSHLRSNKQISRIGLWGRSMGAVTSLLYGAEDPSIAGMVLDSAFSNLYNLMMELVDVYKIRLPKFTVKMAVQYMRRVIEKKAKFDIMKLNCILVAPKTFIPVLFGHASDEKFIQPRHSDLISESYGDKNIIKFDGDHNSSRPQFFYDSVSIFFYNVLRPPQVSIADKLEKYYDLGDLKLGSGVDESVLYEILSSLRSATTDAASSSSAFPTVSATKSVTELLSEVGPLTDVDPLFGEETKDDNDGIGHDEAADVQVKLNGHTEDCCSYTSSNRESWGRCSSLGGSDQESCDSDTYLYMYSIYKYIFVYLWLIYILSCFILYIMSEHCEVKMIRSTGRIKRRIKLEKLKRNRRVTHLRSWRLLADDCGFAF
- the LOC101501041 gene encoding uncharacterized protein isoform X1, whose product is MIEQFINFVIRPPRADYNPDQYLWEREFSLAGRTYQRQDLELKNARGYTLKCSHYLPSPFPEDTSLPCVIYCHGNSGCRADANEAAVILLPSNITVFTLDFLGSGLSDGDYVSLGWHEKDDLKIVVSHLRSNKQISRIGLWGRSMGAVTSLLYGAEDPSIAGMVLDSAFSNLYNLMMELVDVYKIRLPKFTVKMAVQYMRRVIEKKAKFDIMKLNCILVAPKTFIPVLFGHASDEKFIQPRHSDLISESYVGDKNIIKFDGDHNSSRPQFFYDSVSIFFYNVLRPPQVSIADKLEKYYDLGDLKLGSGVDESVLYEILSSLRSATTDAASSSSAFPTVSATKSVTELLSEVGPLTDVDPLFGEETKDDNDGIGHDEAADVQVKLNGHTEDCCSYTSSNRESWGRCSSLGGSDQESCDSDTYLYMYSIYKYIFVYLWLIYILSCFILYIMSEHCEVKMIRSTGRIKRRIKLEKLKRNRRVTHLRSWRLLADDCGFAF
- the LOC101501041 gene encoding uncharacterized protein isoform X5, encoding MGAVTSLLYGAEDPSIAGMVLDSAFSNLYNLMMELVDVYKIRLPKFTVKMAVQYMRRVIEKKAKFDIMKLNCILVAPKTFIPVLFGHASDEKFIQPRHSDLISESYVGDKNIIKFDGDHNSSRPQFFYDSVSIFFYNVLRPPQVSIADKLEKYYDLGDLKLGSGVDESVLYEILSSLRSATTDAASSSSAFPTVSATKSVTELLSEVGPLTDVDPLFGEETKDDNDGIGHDEAADVQVKLNGHTEDCCSYTSSNRESWGRCSSLGGSDQESCDSDTYLYMYSIYKYIFVYLWLIYILSCFILYIMSEHCEVKMIRSTGRIKRRIKLEKLKRNRRVTHLRSWRLLADDCGFAF
- the LOC101501041 gene encoding uncharacterized protein isoform X4 is translated as MIEQFINFVIRPPRADYNPDQYLWEREFSLAGRTYQRQDLELKNARGYTLKCSHYLPSPFPEDTSLPCVIYCHGNSGCRADANEAAVILLPSNITVFTLDFLGSGLSDGDYVSLGWHEKDDLKIVVSHLRSNKQISRIGLWGRSMGAVTSLLYGAEDPSIAGMVLDSAFSNLYNLMMELVDVYKIRLPKFTVKMAVQYMRRVIEKKAKFDIMKLNCILVAPKTFIPVLFGHASDEKFIQPRHSDLISESYVGDKNIIKFDGDHNSSRPQFFYDSVSIFFYNVLRPPQVSIADKLEKYYDLGDLKLGSGVDESVLYEILSSLRSATTDAASSSSAFPTVSATKSVTELLSEVGPLTDVDPLFGEETKDDNDGIGHDEAADVQNTVKLR